AGGCATTGATCCCGCCGCCATAAACGGTCCAGATGCTCTCTGCCGGTGCCACAAGATTGGGCTTGAGACGGTTGTCACGGGTTGGACCGGCAGAGGAGAGGGAGTAAATCAAATTCGCCCTGGTACCATTACCACAGCCGCCGACGGTGAGTGCATTTTTTGCACAGGCGGGGTGACCGAGTTTGTAACGGGTGCCACCGCCGTTGCCTGCTGCCCAGATTACCAGAAATTTCTTGTCCTGCCAGCAGACCGCATCCACCGAGGCATCTGCCAGCCGGTATTCGGAAAGGTAATCCATGGTGCCGAAGGAACCGGATACCTGACGGACCGGTTCTGAAATGCCGAGGCCGAGCCGGACCGAGTCGAGCATTTCGGTGAGGTCATCAGAATAGATATACTGACCGCTGGCGGTGCCGATGTCCAAGAAATAGATCCGGGCATCAGGTGCCATGCCCTCAAGATTGCTTTCGTTACCGTTGATTGAATCCTCTCCGGCGAGGGTGCCCGCAACTGCTGAGCCGTGATAGTTGGCACCAGCAGCGTCACCGAATGCAGCATTGTAGTAAAGTTTATAGGCGGTAATCTTGCGGTGATCAGGATAGATGCCCGGTTGAGTCAGGGGAAAATAGGGGTCAAAGAACATGTCGTGTTCGGTGTTGATTCCGGAGTCAAACAGCCCAATGAGCATGTTCTGTCCCCGGATGCCCCAACGCCAGATGCGCCGGCTTCCAGCCGGGTCCGGTATGACGCTGTCCCAGCCAAACTGGAGGACCCACTGCACGTTGCGATTGAATGGTACTGGATTTTCACGGGCTTGAATCCAAAAGATCCCATCCCGGGCAGCGAGGCTTTCGAGACGACGACTGCGATCATCCAGGTTGAGAGCCGAAAGGTCAAGTGTCTCAGTTCTTGCCGGTTCCCAGCAGGCGCAGGTCAGCTTGGTGACGCGGGCACCCAGTTTTCGGAGTTCCGGGGCAAATTTGTATTCCGGAAGAAATGGCCCGTGCCAGTCAATCGGCAGAGTCTGGCAGAGCAGCTCAATTGAATCAGAGGTGCAACCGGCAGGTGACCGCACCACCAGTGTCTGATAGGCGAGATAGGCGACCGGAACAAGTCCGCGGTTCTTCAGTGTGGTAAGCCAGTGGCTGTAAATTGGAGCAGTGAAGTGCAGGAGCCAGTAGCGGGAGGAGATTTCAGCTGGCGTAGTGGCGGTGCGGGTATCAATTATTTTGCCGCTTGCCAGCCGGAGATAGCGGGCGTCGGTATAGGGCTCGGGCTGGAACCGGGCACGCACCTGGGTCCGGTTCAGGACCGGTTGAGCGAGACTGGTGGCAACCAGTACCAGCCCGAGCCCGATCCAGCGGTTCACAGTTTCAGAATGTCAACGATCGCCTGTGTAACTTCCTGAATATCGTTTAATGTCAGATCTCCCATATGGGCAATCCGGAAGGTTTTTTCCTTAAGGTCACCGTAGCCGTTTGAGATCTGCATGCCCCGCTCGCCGAGAGCGGTGTTCAGATCCTTGACGCTGATACCCCGGGTATTAGTAACGGTTGTGAGGGTGACCGATTCGTAGCCCGGCTCCGGGAATACCGCAAAGTATTTTTTCGCCCATTCCCGGGTGAATTTTGCCATTTCCAGATGGCGCTGATACCGCTTTTCCATGCCTTCAGCAAGGATGTAGTCCAGTTCCTTGTCCAGTGCCCAGAAAAGGGAGATTGCGGGTGTGGTGGGTGTCTGGTGGTCCTTTTCATAGCGCTTGAGCATCGCCTCGTAGTCGAAGTAGTAGCCACGATCGGGAATTGTCCGGCATTTTTCCATTGCCCGTGGGGAAACGATTGCCACCGCCAGACCCGGTGGGAGTGCTACGCACTTCTGGCTTGATGCAACCACCACATCCAGACCAAGCCGGTCGATGTCAAACCAGTCGCCCATCAGACTTGAGACCGCATCGACTAAAATCAGGACATCGGGATATTTTTCCCGGATCATGGTGGCGAGCTCCTCGATCGGTGCCCGCACACCGGTTGAGGTCTCGTTCTGGGTGATGGTTACCGCTTCATACCCCCCCTTAGCCAGTTCGGCATCAACCAGTTCCGGCCGGACCGCCTTACCCCACTCCACCCGCACCGCGCCCGGTTCTTTGCCGCACGCCTGGGAGATTTTGAACCAGCGGTCGGAAAAGGCGCCATTAATGGTATGTAGTACCTTTTTACGGACAACATTGCGGATAGCGCCTTCCATCAGTCCGGTTCCGGAGGCAGTCCACCAGAATACATAGTTATTGGTTTTGAGGATCTGGCGGGTCTTTTCTATGCACCGGTGGTTGAGGTCACCAAACTCCTTGGATCGGTGGCCGATCATCCACTGTGCCTGAGCCTTAAGTATTTCTTCCCGCACCTCAGTTGGTCCGGGGACAAAAAGTTTTTTATGTGTCATTTTTCCTCCTGTGATTTTGATTTATTTCTATCGCCGATAATCTTTACTCGACATTCCCTGGTTCTGGGTCCGTCAAATTCACAGAAAAATATCCCCTGCCACCGCCCCAGTGCCAGCCGGTGGTCTTCAATCGGGATCACCAGAGAGGTGCCGATGAGCACCGATTTAATATGGGCGTCGGCATTACCTTCAGTGTGGCGGTAGGACAGATCCGACGGGATGAGCCGGTTGAGCAGCGCAGTGATATCTTCAGCCACATCCGGGTCATAACTTTCGTTGATCGTAATGCCCGCAGTCGTATGCGGTACATATAGGATACAGATACCGGAGCGGATACGGCTCTTTTCTACAAGCCGGCTAATCTGCGCTGTGATATCAATCAGTTCAGTGAGCTTTTGGGTATTAATCGTCAGCGATTCCATCCTGCTGAATATGATAACGGCAACTGCACTCGTGTCAATGCTGAAGCGTTTTTCTTCTTGCCCATTAAGCCGGTCTTTGATATCATAGGTAGTGCGAATTAACCAGTTAGGAGAACAAGGACTGATCAGAATAATTCAGCGGCAGGTCCACAGCCGGGGTAATCTTCAGCTGGGGATTGGTGATGACGCTCTGATTCTGAAGGATGGCAGTACGGTTCTGACTACAGACACCTACGCCGAAGGGGTGCATTTTGATTTAAGTTATATGAGTTATTATGATGTGGGCACAAGATGTGCATGTGCTGCGCTTTCTGATGTAGTGGCGATGGGCGGTGAGCCCAAGGTGCTGCTGGTGGGGCTGGCGGTACCGCAGGAAACAGATTTGCGTGCGATAAGGCAGTTGTACCAGGGGCTGGAGCGGATATGCAAAGAGATGGGGTGTGAGATCGGTGGCGGGGACATCATCGCTTTAGACCGGCTGGTGATCGCACTAACCGCATTGGGCAGAGCAGCGGTACCTGTGCTCCGTTCCGGGGCGCAACCCGGTGATTACCTTTATCTGACCGGTTATACCGGGCTTGCCGAGACCGGCAGACTGATACTTGCCGGAAGAGCAAGATTACCGGCATATACTGCAGGAATACGGTTGGCGGTTCAACGTCATCTTTGTCCCGTACCCAGACTGCAGGTGATGCGCGCTCTGAGGTTGAGGATGTCGGCATTAATTGATACCTCAGATGGTCTGGGGACCGACGCCCGGCAGCTGAGTACTCAGAGCAGGGTTAAAATTGTGATCGAGCCGGATTGGTTGCCGATTCATCCGGTGACGCTTCAATTGTGTCAAGAACAGAGGAGGAGCCCTTTAGAGTTCGCCCTGAGCGCAGGCGAGGATTATGAACTGTTGTTTACCTGCAGAAGTAGCCCGCCGTCAATTGTTAAGGGTGTAAAGATCACAAGGATTGGCAGGGTGGAAAAGGGCAGAGGTTTTTATATTAAAAAAGGAGAAAACAAAATAGTTCCACTGAAAATTACCGGTTACGACCACCTTGTCGTTTAAAATCTAACCAATGTTGAAAAAATGTGGATAAATATGTGGATAACAAGTTGAGTAGCTTATTTTATGCAATATACACCTTGATTATTGCGTAATTTTCTATTATGCTGAAGTATTCGGCATAGCTAACACAAATATATTTTTATCAATAAATTACAGATGGGTGATTGATTAATTATTATGTTTGACATGCTATATATTGTGGTATAATATATAATTAATCTATATGAAGTGTCCATACTGTTCATGTGAAGAGGATAAGGTTTTGGACTCGAGGCCGGTTCAGGATGGGAATGCGATCCGTCGCAGAAGGGAGTGCTTAAAGTGCGGCAGGCGGTTTACAACTTATGAGTATGTAGAGCGAATGCCTTTAATGGTGATTAAACGTGATGGCAGGCATGAGCCATATGACCGGCAGAAGGTGGTGAACGGTATTGTGCTTGCCTGTCGGAAGCGGCCGGTGGGCAGAAATGAGATTGAGCGGGTTGTGGACGCACTGGAGCGCCGGTTGGAAGAGGAAGGCAGGGTCGAAGTGAGTTCCGCTGAGATTGGCGAACTGGTGCTTGAGCAGTTGATTGAGATTGACCCGGTAGCCTATGTCCGGTTTGCGTCAGTCTACCGGCAGTTTACCAGTCCAGAACAGTTTGTTGAGGAGCTGAGAAAAATAAAGAAGGAGGCAAGAGGTGTCAGAGGAGAATAATCACCAGGAACCCAAGTTGCAGCAGGCGCGGCTGCCGGCAGCAGGGGGAAATCCGTCTGACGAGGGGCGGCCCAATAAATGGCATTTTCGTAAAGTGCAGAAGCGCTCCGGCGAGCTGGTGGATTTTGACATTGACAAACTTGCCGGTTCGATCTTCAATGCTGCCCGTTCGGTCGGGGGCGAGGACTACAATCGCGCCCGCTGGTTGGCAGAACGGGTGGTAGAGTACCTTTACGCCCAGCGTGGTCCGCACATTCCGACGGTTGAGGAGATCGGCGATGCGGTAGAGAAGGTGCTGGTCGAATACGGTCATGCCCAGACTGCCAAAGCGTATATTCTGAAACGGGAAGAGCGGGCGCGGGCAAGGCGGCTGGAGGCGGTGCGGGTTAAGCCCATGTTGTTCGGCAAGCGCGATACAACCGAGTTTGCCCTGTTTGTCCGCTCTTCCGATGATACGATCCGGAAGTGGGACCGTTCGCGGATCAGCCGGGCACTGGTGCGTGAGGCCGGGCTGGAACCGGAAATTGCCGAGGAGATCGCCCGGGAGGTTGAGGAGATGATTGTAGATGCCAATGTCCGGAGGGTAACTTCGAGTCTGGTGCGGGAACTGGTTAATGCCAAGCTGGTGGAGCGGGGACTGGAAGAGGCGCGACGGCGCCATGCCCGGCTTGGGGTACCGATTGCTGATGTGGAGAATCTGATTCTCTACAAGAACCGGGAGAACGCAAATACCCCGCACAATCCCGAGGCGACGAATATGACCCTTGCTGAGTGGACATTGAAACAGTTTGCCCTGAGTTCGGTATTTGATGCTGATATCGCCGATGCTCACACCCGTGGTGATATCCATCTGCATGACCTAGGTTTTATCAATCGACCTTATTGCTCCGGGCAGTCACTGGAGTATGTGAAGAAGTTCGGGCTCAATCTGCCGAATGCGTTATCAATGGCAAAGCCGGCGCGCCATCCGGAGACGCTTCTGGCGCACATGGTCAAATTTTCGGCAGCACTGCAGGGGCATTTTGCCGGGGCGATCGGCTGGGATGCGGTTAACATCTTTTTCGCACCATTTCTGGTCGGGATGAGTGACAAGGAGATTCACCAGCTGGCGCAGATGCTGGTTTTTGAGTATTCCCAGCAGAATGTTGCCCGGGGTGGTCAGGCGATCTTTTCCGACATTAATCTTTACTGGGAGATGCCGGCACATTTTGCCGAGGTGCCGGCAATCGGCCCTGGTGGTGAGTATACCGGCAAGAAATATGGTGAGTATCTGAACGAGGCACAGCGGTTTGTCTGGGCGATATTTGATGTTTACCGGGACGGTGACGGTTCCGGTCGGCCGTTTTTCTTCCCCAAACCGCTCGTCCATATCACCGAGAACTTCTTTAGGACCCCTCATTATCAGGATTTTCTCAATCATATCGCCGATGTCGCTGCCGAGAAGGGTAATACCTATTTTGTCTTTGACCGGGGCAAGACCGCCAAGATCAGTGAGTGCTGCCGGCTCAGTTTCAAGCTGGATGAGCATGATATGAATGATGCCAGAACCCCATGGAAGATGCGCTACTGTGCACTGCAGAATGTGACGATCAATCTGCCCCGGGTGGCTTTTCTTGCCAATCATGATGATGAGGTGCTGTTTTCACTTCTGCGGGAGCGGATGGAGATGGTTGCCCGGGCGCACGAAGAGAAGCGGACTTTCATTGAAAAGCTTCTGGCACTGAAGTCAGAGGGACCGCTTGCGCTGCTGACCATGGATGCGGATGGCGAACCCTATCTGCGGATGCACCGGGTGACCTATCTTGTCGGCGTTTTGGGTTTGAATGAGATGGTGCAGTATCACTTGGGCAAGGAGCTCCATGAAAGCGAGGAGGCGTTCAGGTTCGGTTTGAAAGTGATGGCGTTTCTCAATCTGGAGTGCCGGCGTCTGGCAGCGGAACACAAAATGCGACTGGTTATCGAGCAGACTCCGGCTGAGTCAACGGCGTTCCGGCTGGCAAAGCTGGATCTGGAGCTCTATCCGGAGCAGGCACAGCAGGTGGTCAAGGGCGATCTGCAGTCCGGAGCGGTTTATTATACGAACTCCACCTATCTGAATATCGGAGCGGCGATCGATCCGATTGAGCGGGTTTACCTTGAGGGCAAGTTTCACGATATGATTGAGGCGGGCGCGCTGACTCATGTCTGGCTGGCAGATTCCCGGCCGCCAAAGGAGGCGATTGCCAATTTTGTGCTTAAGACCTATCACCGGACCCGGAATGCCCAGATTGCCTTTTCACCTGAGTTCACGACCTGTGCACGGTGTCACCGGACGAGCCGGGGTCTCAATGCCACCTGTCCCTACTGCCATTCAGCCGAAGTAGACTACATCACGCGGGTGACCGGGTACTTTTCCCGGGTTTCCGGCTGGAACGCCGGGAAGAAGCAGGAGCTCAAGGACCGGTTCAAGAGTGACCTGATAAATATCAATCCGGTCCGGGTGCCGATTCTGCGGTTTCAGGAATTGTGAATGGTGCGGGTCAAGGTTCGGGTGAAGCCCGGTTCCACCAAGAACCAGGTTGTGCGTAATCCGGATGGAAGTCTGATAGTTGCGGTCCGGGAACCACCGGTTGAAGGCAGGGCGAATCGGGCAGCCGCAGAACTGCTCGCCACCTTTTTCCGGGTACCAAAGTCCGCGGTCCGGCTGGTGGCGGGCACCCACTCGCGTCAGAAAGTTTATGAGATCGGTGTTTAACCGGATTCAGTAAGAAGCTTGAATTCGGTTGGTGCCAACTGGTAATCGGTTTTGACATCAATTGCCAGTTCGTAGCGCCGGGCAAACTCAGATAGTCGTTCGAACCATTCGGTGGTGAGGAATTCGGTCATCATGGGAGAAGCGAGAATACGGACCTTTCGACCCCGGAGTTTTGGGAGCCGGGTGAGGATGAGGCGTTCAATCCGCATTGCCACTTCGGACCGAGAACGCACCCGGCCTGATCCCTGACAGACCGGACAGGTTTCAAAGAGCAGATACATCATTCCGGGCCGGGTTCGTTCCCGGGTCATCTCCAGTAATCCGAACCGGCTCATTTTGGAAAAATCCGATTTTGCCCGGTCATGTGCCAGATGATTCTTCAGTTCCTGTACTACCCGTTCGGTGTTTTTCGGATCCTGCATGTCGATGAAATCAATGATGATCAATCCGGCAAGATCGCGCAGCCGGATCTGGCGGGCGATTTCCGCGGCCGCTTCCAGATTGGTCTCAAAGATCAGTTTTTCCGGGTCCTCCTCCTGGGCGGACCGGCCGGTATTGACATCAATAGCGACCATCGCCTCAGTCTGGTCGATAGTAATGAAACCACCCCCCTTGAGCCAGATGCGTTTGTGAAACAGCCGTTCCAGTTCCGCTTCAACACCGGTGAATTCCAGAAGCGGGACTTCACCCTGATAATGTTCAATCCGGCGCCGGAAACGGGGTGCTACCCGGCTGACATAGCTGAGCAGCTGCTGATAGACCGGTTCGTAGTCCACCAGCACCTTTTCCACCTGCTCACTCAGGAGATCACGAACGACCTTGAGGGCGATTGAGGGTTCTTCATAAAGCAGCGCCGGTGCACTGTGCTGTTCTGCCTTCTGTCTGATTTCCTCCCAGGTTCGTTCCAGCTCCTGGTATTCCCGCCTCAGGTCATCAACTGAAGCTTCCTGTGCTACGGTGCGGATGATCAGACCGGCCTGCGGGTTCTTGAACTGGCGGACCGCATCGCGCAACCGGCTCCGTTCACGGCGGTCGGCAATCCGGCGGGAGATGCCGATTCGCTGAGCGTTGGGAAAGTAAACGAGGTAACGACCGGGGACCGAGACCAGTGATGTCAGTCGGGCACCCTTCTCCGCAAACGGGTCCTTGACGACCTGAACCAGGATTTCCTCACCTTCGCGCAGAGTGATCGTGCGGGCGGGCAGTTTTTCCGGTACCCGGCTCCGGCTCGTGCCGGTGTCCGCCTCTTCAATTTCATCACCTTCCAGGATATCAAACTCCGGAATTTCGGTCAGGGGCAGAAAACCGTTTTTGCGCAGACCAATGTTGACAAAGGCACCACGCAGGCCCTTGACCACATTTTCTACCCTTCCCTTGTAAATCCGGCCGACGAGATTCTGCTGTTCTGCCCGTTCAATGTAGAACTCAACCAGCCGGTCCTGTTCAAAGACCGCAACTCTGGTTTCCCATTCATTGGCACTGATGACAATTTTCGTTCTTACTTTCATTCTTCCTCCCCGATCAAGTGATGTTTTCGCCCAGCGGAGTCCGCAGTGAGCCGTCGGAGAAAATGAGACAGTCCAGGCGTTTTACCTTCAGAGCTCTTGCCTCCGATTCGGTGATGCCCAGGAGAGCTGCCACCACCGGGAACAGTTTAACGCCCGGTGCGATGGTCAGGTCAAGCAGCAGGGTGCGATCGGACCGTACCTGAAGGCGGCGGACTCCGGCGGGAAGTGGCTGATTTTCAGGCAGGGTGAGTGCCGGCGGAATCCGGATTTCATATCGACCGAGATTGATCAGTTCGCCGAGGGATGGCGCACTCCGGGGAACCGCCTGGGCGGCAACGATCCGGATGCCACGGGGCAAAAATGGCCCGAGGTCGCGGGCGATGTTGCCCGAATACTGAAAGTCAAGAAACAGATCGACATATTCGCCATCCGAAAGCACGCCGACCGGCAGGGGTGGTCCGAAGGAAAGCATCGGTTTTGGGGCAAAGCCGCGGGTGTATAGAACCGGAAGTTCGCTCCGGCGCAGTGAACGGTAGAAGGCGCGGACACGATCAAGATGAGCGGCAAAACGAAACGGTTCATCAACCACATATTTCAACCGTAGCCGCTTTTTCAGCTGTTCTATCGTTCCGGCATTGAGGTGGCCGAAACCGGATGTATTGGCTGTGCTCGATGGCGGATGCGGGCGTTCTGGTGCTGGACTATTGCAGGCACCACAGCCGGTGCAGCCTCCGGTCAGGCAGTCCGGGGTTTCAATCCCAGCCTTTGCCCGTTCAAACTCCTGAAGAAGAAACTGCCGGCTGACTCCGACATTAATGAATTCCCAGGGGAGTTGTGCTGCCGGGTGCTGTTCCTTAAGGTAGGGACTCGGGTCGACAGCGCAGGCGGCAAGTGCCTCCTGCCAGCGGGTGAAATTGAAGAACTCGGTCCATTCCTGATAGATGCCTCCGGCCTCATATACCCGTTCAATCACCTGACCCAGTTTTTCATCTCCCCGGGCAAGCAGCGCCTGAACCCAGGAACATTCCGGATTCTCCCATTTGGGCTTGATATTGCGCCTTGAGAGCATGTCCTTGAGCAGAGCGATCTTTTCCCGGGTTTCGGTAATGTCGGCGAATCCTGCCCACTGCAACGGGGTGTGGGGTTTGGGGATGAACGGGGTGAGGTTGAAACGCACAGTCCGGCTCCGGCACAGCCGGGCGACTTCGAGGACGAACCGGGCAATCTCCCGGACATCCTCTTCGGTTTCCCCCGGCAGTCCGATCATGAAATAGAGTTTGATTCCGCCCCAGCCGGCATCCAGAGCATTGCGGATTGACTCCAGAATTTTTATTTCGGAAATATTCTTGTTGATAAATGAGCGGAGCCGGGAAGAGGCGGTTTCCGGTGCAAAGGTCAAGCCTGCCTTCTTTACCTCCTGCAGATTGATCGCCAGCTCCGGAGTGAAGTCCTCACCACGCGTTGATGGCAGGGAGATGGAAACCCGTCGTCTGAACAGACGCTGATTCAGCCGCTGAACCAGCTCCAGCAGATAGGGATAATCCAGAGCCGAGAGGGCAAGGAGGGAAACTTCCTCCCACCCGGAGGCACGGATTCCCCGTTCCGCCAGCCGGACGATCTGGTCCACATCACGGAATCGGACGGGGCGGTTGATCATGCCTGCCTGGCAGAACCGACAACCCCGGCCACAGCCGCGGGCGATCTCGACGGTGAGACGGTCGTGGGTGATTTCACAGATCGGGACAATGGGCGGGAAAGGAAAGTCTTCCTCCCGGAGCTGAGATACAATACGGCGTTCCACCCGCTGGTTCCGGATGTCGGTATAGCCGGGGACAAACAGACCCCGGAGCCGGGCAAGGCGGGATAGAAGTTCGTCCCGGTTTTTGCGGTTCCAGTCGGCATACACCGCGCTGATTTCCCGTACCACATCCTCGCCGTCACCGATGACAAACACATCAACAAAATCCACCAGGGGCAGCGGATTGACAGTGCAGGGTCCACCGGCAATAATGAGCGGATCGGAATCGCCACGTTCAGAACGGTGCCGCGGGACACGGGCGAGATCAAGGAGATAGAGCAGGTTGGTGTAGGAAAGTTCGCTCTGGAGCGAAACGCCGATGATGTCAAACTCATTCAGGGGCTGTCCTGATTCCAGGGCATAAAGCGGCAGTTGTTTTGCCCGGAGCAGATCGCCAAAGTCGGGCCAGGGAACATAAGAGCGCTGACAGCTGACTCCATCCAGGCGGTTGAGAATGGAATACAGTATTCTGAGGCCGTAGTTGGACATACCAATTTCATAAACCTCGGGCATTACCAGCACCCAGCGGACCTGCTCACTGCCCGAGCCGGTATAATAGGCGTTGTATTCGCCGCCGGTGTAGCGGACTGGTTTGGTGACGAGGGGTAGAACCTCGTTTAGCTGCTCATTCATCGCTGAAACAGTATATTAGGCTGGTGAAGTTAAAAGTCAACAACCGTAAGAAATGCAAGCTTGCCAAATTGACTTGTGGGGAAATTTTCATTAAAATAGACCATTATGCTGAGCACATTACGGAAGAGAGTAAAGGTGATTATGATTATTGTGGCGGTAACATTTATCGCCGGTTTTTTGATGAGCGAAGTCTGGAATCTGATCCGCCGGGGCGATCGGAAATCCCGGCACAGCGTTCCGCCCGGAGTGGTCGGACAGGTGGGGGATTATAAGGTGAGCCTTGAGGAATACCGGCAGGTGCGGCAGTATATTGCTGGTAAGTATCACAAAGATAGTATGTTTCGCGATCTGACCAATGAGGATGAAACCCGGATTGAGCATCTGGCCTGGAACCATCTGGAGACCGAACTTACCTGGGCGAAAATTTTCAAACAGACCAAACTGGACATCACTGAGGGCGAACTGGAATGGATTATCAGTAATTTCCCCCCTCAGGGGCTTTTGAATCATCCGGACCTGATGACCGATGGTAAGTTTGATACGAACAAGTACCGGCAGGCGCTTGCCAATCCGAACAACCGTCCCTTCTTTGCCCAGTATGCCCGGGAAATTTACGAGCAACTCCGGCCCCAGAAGCTTCAGCTTTATGTCGCCGGTGCGATCCTCGTGCCCAGAAATGAGGTGGAGCAGACGATAAATCTTGCGAATACTGTGGCAACTGTGACCGCATTGTATATCGGACCGACAGCGCTCAGCGATTCGGAGCGGAGCTATGAACCCTCCGAAGCTGAACTGCGGGCGTATTACAACAAACACCGCCGCGATTTTCAGCCCAAGGAGGAAATCCGGGAGCTGAAGTTTGCCTTCTTCCCCTTCACCATTACTCCTGAGGATACGCAGGCGGCGCGGGCAAGGATTGATGAGGCGTATCGCCGGTTGCTGGCGGCAGATACCGGCGGTCTGCGGGACAGCTTCGAAATGGCGGGGCTGATGTTTGGCGATTATGAACCGGATACAGTATCGGTTGCCTTTACCAAGGAACAGTTTGCACCACCAGTGGAGTCGATTGTCCGCCGGCTCAAGCCGGGCAGTTTCACCAGGCCGCT
The sequence above is a segment of the candidate division WOR-3 bacterium genome. Coding sequences within it:
- a CDS encoding DUF167 domain-containing protein, which translates into the protein MVRVKVRVKPGSTKNQVVRNPDGSLIVAVREPPVEGRANRAAAELLATFFRVPKSAVRLVAGTHSRQKVYEIGV
- a CDS encoding S8 family serine peptidase, whose amino-acid sequence is MNRWIGLGLVLVATSLAQPVLNRTQVRARFQPEPYTDARYLRLASGKIIDTRTATTPAEISSRYWLLHFTAPIYSHWLTTLKNRGLVPVAYLAYQTLVVRSPAGCTSDSIELLCQTLPIDWHGPFLPEYKFAPELRKLGARVTKLTCACWEPARTETLDLSALNLDDRSRRLESLAARDGIFWIQARENPVPFNRNVQWVLQFGWDSVIPDPAGSRRIWRWGIRGQNMLIGLFDSGINTEHDMFFDPYFPLTQPGIYPDHRKITAYKLYYNAAFGDAAGANYHGSAVAGTLAGEDSINGNESNLEGMAPDARIYFLDIGTASGQYIYSDDLTEMLDSVRLGLGISEPVRQVSGSFGTMDYLSEYRLADASVDAVCWQDKKFLVIWAAGNGGGTRYKLGHPACAKNALTVGGCGNGTRANLIYSLSSAGPTRDNRLKPNLVAPAESIWTVYGGGINAYRVREGTSFAAPSVSGALTLLRQYLKEGWHPTGQPDPEHSICEPSSALMRAFAITAADTTVGRETIPDIRTGWGRLNLSRIMHFPDDSLTLVFVDETLGLATGEYDEYEITINRREPLRVVLTWTDTAAMPNAEIAIVNDLNLELESPDHNRYRGNQLALNQSIPNPVLWDERNVEELIQLARPMTGTWKIRVYARNVYTARQPYALVVRAGMQETPGIGEVTNLIRLPTHICRLAQAQMLIPPGARLRLWSITGVLVADVLNNQPCPRYWKVPNTPAGIYFLQTVTSNSVQNGKIILLK
- the nrdR gene encoding transcriptional regulator NrdR, which encodes MKCPYCSCEEDKVLDSRPVQDGNAIRRRRECLKCGRRFTTYEYVERMPLMVIKRDGRHEPYDRQKVVNGIVLACRKRPVGRNEIERVVDALERRLEEEGRVEVSSAEIGELVLEQLIEIDPVAYVRFASVYRQFTSPEQFVEELRKIKKEARGVRGE
- the nrdD gene encoding anaerobic ribonucleoside-triphosphate reductase, with the translated sequence MSEENNHQEPKLQQARLPAAGGNPSDEGRPNKWHFRKVQKRSGELVDFDIDKLAGSIFNAARSVGGEDYNRARWLAERVVEYLYAQRGPHIPTVEEIGDAVEKVLVEYGHAQTAKAYILKREERARARRLEAVRVKPMLFGKRDTTEFALFVRSSDDTIRKWDRSRISRALVREAGLEPEIAEEIAREVEEMIVDANVRRVTSSLVRELVNAKLVERGLEEARRRHARLGVPIADVENLILYKNRENANTPHNPEATNMTLAEWTLKQFALSSVFDADIADAHTRGDIHLHDLGFINRPYCSGQSLEYVKKFGLNLPNALSMAKPARHPETLLAHMVKFSAALQGHFAGAIGWDAVNIFFAPFLVGMSDKEIHQLAQMLVFEYSQQNVARGGQAIFSDINLYWEMPAHFAEVPAIGPGGEYTGKKYGEYLNEAQRFVWAIFDVYRDGDGSGRPFFFPKPLVHITENFFRTPHYQDFLNHIADVAAEKGNTYFVFDRGKTAKISECCRLSFKLDEHDMNDARTPWKMRYCALQNVTINLPRVAFLANHDDEVLFSLLRERMEMVARAHEEKRTFIEKLLALKSEGPLALLTMDADGEPYLRMHRVTYLVGVLGLNEMVQYHLGKELHESEEAFRFGLKVMAFLNLECRRLAAEHKMRLVIEQTPAESTAFRLAKLDLELYPEQAQQVVKGDLQSGAVYYTNSTYLNIGAAIDPIERVYLEGKFHDMIEAGALTHVWLADSRPPKEAIANFVLKTYHRTRNAQIAFSPEFTTCARCHRTSRGLNATCPYCHSAEVDYITRVTGYFSRVSGWNAGKKQELKDRFKSDLININPVRVPILRFQEL
- the thiL gene encoding thiamine-phosphate kinase — translated: MRINQLGEQGLIRIIQRQVHSRGNLQLGIGDDALILKDGSTVLTTDTYAEGVHFDLSYMSYYDVGTRCACAALSDVVAMGGEPKVLLVGLAVPQETDLRAIRQLYQGLERICKEMGCEIGGGDIIALDRLVIALTALGRAAVPVLRSGAQPGDYLYLTGYTGLAETGRLILAGRARLPAYTAGIRLAVQRHLCPVPRLQVMRALRLRMSALIDTSDGLGTDARQLSTQSRVKIVIEPDWLPIHPVTLQLCQEQRRSPLEFALSAGEDYELLFTCRSSPPSIVKGVKITRIGRVEKGRGFYIKKGENKIVPLKITGYDHLVV
- a CDS encoding secondary thiamine-phosphate synthase enzyme YjbQ, coding for MESLTINTQKLTELIDITAQISRLVEKSRIRSGICILYVPHTTAGITINESYDPDVAEDITALLNRLIPSDLSYRHTEGNADAHIKSVLIGTSLVIPIEDHRLALGRWQGIFFCEFDGPRTRECRVKIIGDRNKSKSQEEK
- a CDS encoding alanine--glyoxylate aminotransferase family protein, with protein sequence MTHKKLFVPGPTEVREEILKAQAQWMIGHRSKEFGDLNHRCIEKTRQILKTNNYVFWWTASGTGLMEGAIRNVVRKKVLHTINGAFSDRWFKISQACGKEPGAVRVEWGKAVRPELVDAELAKGGYEAVTITQNETSTGVRAPIEELATMIREKYPDVLILVDAVSSLMGDWFDIDRLGLDVVVASSQKCVALPPGLAVAIVSPRAMEKCRTIPDRGYYFDYEAMLKRYEKDHQTPTTPAISLFWALDKELDYILAEGMEKRYQRHLEMAKFTREWAKKYFAVFPEPGYESVTLTTVTNTRGISVKDLNTALGERGMQISNGYGDLKEKTFRIAHMGDLTLNDIQEVTQAIVDILKL